One region of Culex pipiens pallens isolate TS chromosome 2, TS_CPP_V2, whole genome shotgun sequence genomic DNA includes:
- the LOC120419953 gene encoding medium-chain acyl-CoA ligase ACSF2, mitochondrial-like isoform X1: MNFISCRAITRVKDKTHVISQKYASLITPRFYHSSKPLSCAGATSSGLAQEQSQSYIHHIGKEPLVYRNVGQHLRLAAEKYPNNEAIVSCHQAQRLTYSDVLEKVDRIAASFYQLGLEKGDRVGIWAPNGTQFYLSTLAAARAGMISVGINPAFQAPEVEYSLNKVGVNALIAAESHRNHNYYETLTKIIPELANSPKNSLNSSKVPTLKTVIIDNERSSGSLPGTFSFRDLLTLSTPQQAATIESLQSEISPDSGVNLQFTSGTTGQPKAAYMHHYGFVNNGIHIAVRNEFDRSLHRICLQVPLFHAYAIVVGIMAALTHGTTLVLPDSGYNPLQSLEAIVKEKCTTIYGTPTMYVDLIKAVRETNFQMPVVAQAVTGGASCSPKLFQDIRDVLRVRKPKTVFGMTEASAILYQSLFNDDGDELLNTVGHVTDHYEAKVVDSAGNTVPFGTPGELWVRGYGTMLGYWNDPKKTKETIDVDKWLRTGDQFVLRADGYGKIVGRIKEVIIRGGENIFPKEIEDFLNAHPKILETHCIAVPDERMGEEVCAYVRLKDGKEQLDLSEIRDYCKGKIAHFKIPRYLRIVQQFPKTNSGKVQKFLLQQMFAKECSK; this comes from the exons ATGAATTTCATTAGTTGTCGTGCAATTACCCGCGTAAAGGATAAAACCCATGTGATATCACAAAAATACGCGTCCCTAATTACCCCGAG ATTTTATCACTCCTCAAAGCCCCTCAGCTGCGCTGGCGCCACGTCCTCCGGCCTCGCGCAGGAGCAGTCCCAAAGCTACATCCACCACATCGGCAAGGAACCGCTGGTGTACCGGAACGTGGGTCAGCACCTCCGCCTGGCCGCCGAAAAGTATCCCAACAACGAGGCGATCGTGTCCTGTCACCAGGCCCAACGGCTCACCTACTCGGACGTGCTGGAAAAG GTAGATCGCATCGCTGCGTCCTTCTATCAGCTGGGCCTTGAGAAGGGCGATCGCGTCGGAATTTGGGCGCCCAACGGAACCCAGTTCTACCTGTCGACGCTGGCGGCCGCGCGTGCCGGGATGATTTCG GTTGGCATCAATCCGGCCTTCCAAGCACCCGAGGTAGAGTACTCCTTGAACAAGGTGGGAGTCAATGCGCTTATTGCTGCGGAGAGTCACCGGAATCACAACTACTACGAAACGCTTACCAAGATTATTCCAGAGCTGGCCAACAGTCCAAAGAATTCCCTGAATAGCTCGAAAGTACCAACTCTTAAAACTGTCATCATCGATAACGAACGATCTTCCGGATCTCTTCC TGGTACCTTCTCATTCCGAGACCTGCTCACGCTATCAACCCCTCAACAAGCCGCTACTATTGAATCTCTTCAGTCAGAAATTTCACCGGACTCGGGAGTTAATCTGCAGTTCACTTCGGGTACTACCGGACAACCGAAGGCGGCCTACATGCATCATTACGGATTCGTCAACAACGGTATTCACATCGCCGTGCGCAACGAGTTTGATCGTAGCCTGCATCGGATTTGTCTCCAGGTACCGTTGTTCCACGCGTACGCCATAGTGGTCGGTATCATGGCCGCGCTGACCCATGGGACTACCCTAGTCCTACCGGATTCCGGCTACAACCCGCTGCAATCGCTGGAGGCTATTGTGAAGGAGAA ATGTACAACGATCTACGGCACCCCGACCATGTACGTCGACCTGATCAAAGCGGTTCGGGAGACCAATTTCCAGATGCCCGTGGTGGCGCAAGCCGTCACCGGTGGAGCATCCTGTTCGCCCAAACTATTCCAGGACATCCGAGACGTGCTGCGTGTCCGTAAACCCAAAACTGTCTTCGGCATGACGGAAGCTTCCGCCATTTTGTATCAGTCACTGTTCAACGACGATGGAGATGAGCTGCTCAACACGGTTGGACACGTTACTGACCACTACGAGGCTAAGGTTGTGGACAGTGCTGGGAACACGGTGCCCTTTGGAACGCCCGGCGAGCTGTGGGTTCGTGGGTACGGGACTATGCTGGGCTACTGGAATGATCCGAAGAAGACGAAGGAAACCATCGACGTGGACAAGTGGCTTAGAACTGGGGATCAGTTTGTGCTGCGCGCGGACGGGTACGGGAAGATCGTTGGACGGATCAAGGAGGTCATCATACGAGGTGGAGAGAACATTTTCCCGAAGGAAATTGAAGATTTCCTCAACGCCCATCCAAAGATACTGGAGACACATTGTATAGCGGTTCCGGATGAACGCATGGGAGAAGAGGTGTGTGCGTATGTTAGGTTGAAAGACGGCAAGGAACAATTGGATCTGTCGGAGATTCGTGATTATTGTAAGGGGAAAATAGCTCACTTCAAGATTCCCAGATATCTTAGAATAGTCCAGCAATTTCCGAAAACAAATTCTGGAAAGGTTCAGAAGTTTTTACTTCAGCAAATGTTTGCCAAAGAATGTTCTAAATGA
- the LOC120419953 gene encoding medium-chain acyl-CoA ligase ACSF2, mitochondrial-like isoform X2, which produces MNFISCRAITRVKDKTHVISQKYASLITPRFYHSSKPLSCAGATSSGLAQEQSQSYIHHIGKEPLVYRNVGQHLRLAAEKYPNNEAIVSCHQAQRLTYSDVLEKVDRIAASFYQLGLEKGDRVGIWAPNGTQFYLSTLAAARAGMISVVINPAYQIPEIEYAIKKVGVKAIYIPERYLSQRYYEMLAQLAPELATSKPGELQSSKLPSLSAIIVDSESGGKLPGTVQYQDLFTLSSSEDQSKIESLQSQISPDSGVNIQFTSGTTGQPKAALMSHYGFVNNGIHIGFRNEFNLKDHRICVQTPFFHVFGMVIGIVAAMSYGTTLVLPGPGFKVAESLEAIDKEKCTVIYGTPTMYVDLVRRVREANIKLPPIDLAVTGGAICSPKLFEDIQEVLGVRQVKTVFGMTEASAVLFQSLFNESKDKVLQTVGHLHDHYEAKVVDANGNTVPMGAPGELWVRGYGTMLGYWGDPQKTKETIDVDKWLKTGDQFELRPDGYGKIVGRMKEMVIRGGENIYPKELEDFLNTHPKILETHCIGVPDERMGEELCAYVRLKDEGQSLEHAEMKQFCKGKISHFKIPKYLRIVDEFPKTVSGKIQKFKLVERFKAEN; this is translated from the exons ATGAATTTCATTAGTTGTCGTGCAATTACCCGCGTAAAGGATAAAACCCATGTGATATCACAAAAATACGCGTCCCTAATTACCCCGAG ATTTTATCACTCCTCAAAGCCCCTCAGCTGCGCTGGCGCCACGTCCTCCGGCCTCGCGCAGGAGCAGTCCCAAAGCTACATCCACCACATCGGCAAGGAACCGCTGGTGTACCGGAACGTGGGTCAGCACCTCCGCCTGGCCGCCGAAAAGTATCCCAACAACGAGGCGATCGTGTCCTGTCACCAGGCCCAACGGCTCACCTACTCGGACGTGCTGGAAAAG GTAGATCGCATCGCTGCGTCCTTCTATCAGCTGGGCCTTGAGAAGGGCGATCGCGTCGGAATTTGGGCGCCCAACGGAACCCAGTTCTACCTGTCGACGCTGGCGGCCGCGCGTGCCGGGATGATTTCG GTCGTCATCAACCCAGCGTACCAAATTCCGGAaattgagtacgccatcaaaaagGTGGGCGTCAAAGCAATTTACATCCCCGAGCGTTACCTATCGCAAAGATACTACGAAATGCTGGCCCAACTGGCCCCTGAACTGGCCACATCCAAACCAGGTGAACTTCAAAGCTCCAAACTGCCCTCGCTGTCTGCGATTATCGTTGATAGTGAGTCGGGTGGGAAGCTACC AGGAACCGTTCAATACCAGGACCTGTTCACGCTATCCTCTTCCGAGGATCAGTCCAAAATTGAGTCCCTGCAGTCGCAAATCTCCCCCGATAGTGGAGTCAACATTCAGTTCACGTCCGGAACGACCGGCCAACCTAAGGCTGCCCTCATGTCCCATTACGGCTTCGTCAACAACGGCATCCACATCGGGTTCCGGAACGAGTTCAACCTCAAAGATCACCGCATCTGTGTTCAGACGCCCTTTTTCCACGTGTTCGGAATGGTCATCGGTATTGTGGCCGCGATGAGTTACGGTACTACGCTGGTGCTTCCGGGACCGGGGTTCAAAGTGGCCGAGTCGTTGGAGGCAATCGATAAAGAGAA ATGCACTGTTATCTACGGAACACCAACCATGTACGTCGACTTGGTGCGAAGAGTCCGGGAAGCGAACATCAAGCTACCTCCGATTGATCTGGCCGTCACGGGTGGGGCGATCTGCTCGCCAAAGCTTTTCGAAGACATCCAGGAGGTGTTGGGAGTTCGACAGGTGAAAACTGTCTTCGGTATGACGGAAGCATCGGCCGTGCTGTTCCAATCGTTGTTCAACGAATCCAAGGATAAGGTTTTACAGACCGTTGGTCACCTGCACGATCACTACGAAGCGAAGGTGGTGGACGCGAATGGAAATACAGTCCCGATGGGAGCTCCCGGAGAGCTGTGGGTTCGTGGCTACGGAACCATGCTCGGGTACTGGGGTGATCCTCAGAAGACCAAGGAAACCATCGACGTGGACAAGTGGCTCAAGACTGGGGATCAATTCGAGCTGCGGCCGGACGGCTATGGGAAGATTGTCGGTCGCATGAAGGAAATGGTCATCCGCGGAGGGGAGAACATCTACCCGAAAGAGCTGGAAGACTTTCTGAACACGCATCCAAAGATTCTGGAGACGCACTGCATCGGGGTTCCGGACGAGCGGATGGGAGAAGAGCTCTGTGCGTACGTGCGACTGAAGGACGAAGGTCAATCGTTGGAACACGCGGAAATGAAGCAGTTCTGCAAGGGGAAAATCTCACACTTTAAAATTCCCAAGTATCTACGGATAGTGGACGAGTTCCCGAAGACGGTGTCCGGAAAGATTCAGAAGTTCAAACTTGTCGAACGTTTTAAGGCTGAGAattaa
- the LOC120419959 gene encoding medium-chain acyl-CoA ligase ACSF2, mitochondrial-like: protein MLLLRRIKLKVITGRSYASAGLSYHRCEGKYPLVRRNLGQHLELAAETFPNREALVSLHEAKRLTYSTVLDKVDRMAASLFQLGLSKGDRVGIWAPNGALFYLSTLAVARAGMISVGINPAYQVPELQYALNKVGIKALIAPERYRSRSFYGMICKVVPELLTSHPEKLKSSAVPSLSTVIIDVDDKRALPGTIGYQDLLKIAPKQEQAKISSLQSSISPDSGVNLQFTSGTTGQPKAALLSHYNFVNNALTVGVRNGFEENRKHRICVQNPFFHVFGMVVGITTAAGYGCTLVLPGPGFKAEESVQAIIKEKCNVIYGTPTMYVDLVNKVRESGAKLPPIDVAVTGGAPCAPKLFLDIRDVLGVKQVKTIYGLTETTAVCFQTLPIDSEENILTTVGHLGDHWEAKVVDSEGNMVPYGTPGELWMRGYGNMLGYWGDEAKTKDTFAEDNWLKTGDQFVLREDGYGKIVGRIKEMVIRGGENIYPKEIEDFLNSHPKILETHCVGVPDERMGEEICAFVRLRDSSQTMDRAELKDFCHGKIAHFKVPRYVRVVEQLPRTTSGKIQKFKLLESFLGNKD, encoded by the exons ATGCTGCTATTACGGCGCATTAAACTCAAAGTCATTACAGGTCGCAG TTACGCGTCCGCAGGTCTCAGCTATCACCGATGCGAGGGAAAGTATCCGCTGGTTCGCCGTAATTTGGGCCAACACCTCGAACTAGCCGCAGAGACATTTCCCAATCGGGAAGCACTAGTTTCGCTGCATGAAGCGAAGCGGTTAACGTACTCCACGGTGCTTGATAAG GTTGACCGTATGGCAGCTTCGTTGTTCCAGCTGGGATTATCTAAAGGTGATCGTGTAGGGATTTGGGCACCCAACGGAGCGCTGTTCTACCTGTCAACGCTGGCTGTGGCGCGTGCTGGTATGATATCG GTCGGTATCAATCCAGCCTATCAAGTACCGGAGCTGCAGTACGCACTCAACAAGGTTGGCATCAAGGCACTTATCGCTCCAGAGCGCTACCGAAGTCGCAGTTTCTATGGAATGATCTGCAAAGTAGTTCCAGAACTACTAACTTCTCATCCCGAAAAACTGAAAAGTTCCGCCGTGCCGTCGCTTAGTACGGTGATCATAGATGTCGACGATAAACGTGCACTTCC AGGAACGATCGGATACCAGGATCTGCTCAAGATCGCCCCCAAACAAGAACAAGCCAAGATTTCCTCGCTTCAATCATCGATCTCACCTGACAGTGGGGTAAACCTCCAGTTTACATCGGGAACCACCGGGCAACCGAAAGCAGCGCTTCTATCGCACTACAACTTTGTCAACAATGCTCTTACCGTTGGTGTTCGAAACGGATTCGAAGAAAACCGAAAGCATCGAATATGCGTTCAGAATCCGTTCTTCCACGTTTTCGGCATGGTAGTAGGAATCACGACTGCAGCAGGTTACGGCTGTACCTTGGTGCTACCTGGACCGGGCTTTAAAGCCGAGGAATCGGTACAGGCCATCATCAAAGAAAAGTGCAACGTAATCTACGGAACGCCCACCATGTACGTAGATCTCGTCAACAAAGTTCGGGAATCGGGAGCGAAGCTGCCTCCTATCGACGTAGCAGTTACGGGAGGTGCACCCTGCGCTCCAAAGCTCTTTCTGGACATCCGGGACGTTCTCGGCGTGAAGCAGGTCAAAACGATCTACGGTTTGACGGAAACCACCGCCGTTTGCTTCCAAACGCTTCCTATTGATTCCGAGGAGAACATTCTTACCACGGTGGGACATCTGGGAGATCACTGGGAAGCTAAGGTGGTTGATTCCGAAGGAAATATGGTCCCGTACGGAACACCCGGAGAACTTTGGATGCGTGGCTATGGAAACATGCTTGGTTACTGGGGAGATGAAGCCAAGACGAAGGACACGTTCGCCGAAGACAACTGGCTCAAGACTGGCGATCAGTTTGTGCTGCGGGAAGACGGTTATGGGAAGATCGTGGGTAGGATCAAAGAAATGGTTATCCGAGGTGGCGAGAACATCTACCCGAAGGAGATTGAAGATTTTCTCAACTCGCACCCGAAGATTCTCGAGACGCACTGTGTTGGCGTTCCGGACGAACGGATGGGCGAAGAGATTTGCGCGTTCGTGAGGTTGCGAGATTCGTCCCAGACCATGGACCGTGCTGAGCTGAAGGATTTCTGCCATGGGAAGATTGCACACTTTAAGGTGCCGAGATATGTGAGGGTAGTGGAGCAGCTGCCCAGAACGACTTCgggaaaaatacaaaagttcAAGTTGTTGGAATCGTTTTTGGGCAATAAAGACTGA